A single window of Cellulomonas sp. NTE-D12 DNA harbors:
- a CDS encoding isoprenyl transferase: MRLPHPLYGLYERRLAASLPRDRVPRHVGVILDGNRRWARSIGLSSATGHRAGADKIAELLEWSEDIGVEVVTLWMLSTDNLSRDPEELGPLLEIIEDAVRNLAATRRWRLQAMGALDLLPEQTARALKDAETATEGVVGLHVNVAVGYGGRHEIADAVRSYLRENAAKGASLDDLAADFDVQHIAAHLYTKGQPDPELVIRTSGEQRLGGFLLWQSAHSEFYFCEAYWPSFRKVDFLRAVRSYAARERRLGL, encoded by the coding sequence GTGCGTCTGCCACACCCGCTCTACGGGCTCTACGAGCGCCGTCTGGCCGCGAGCCTGCCGCGCGACCGTGTGCCGCGCCACGTCGGCGTGATCCTCGACGGCAACCGCCGCTGGGCCCGCAGCATCGGGCTGTCCTCGGCCACCGGCCACCGCGCCGGCGCGGACAAGATCGCCGAGCTGCTCGAGTGGAGCGAGGACATCGGCGTCGAGGTGGTCACCCTCTGGATGCTGTCCACCGACAACCTGTCCCGGGACCCGGAGGAGCTGGGGCCGCTCCTGGAGATCATCGAGGACGCGGTGCGCAACCTCGCGGCGACCCGGCGGTGGCGGCTGCAGGCGATGGGTGCGCTCGACCTGCTGCCCGAGCAGACGGCACGGGCGCTCAAGGACGCGGAGACCGCAACCGAGGGCGTCGTCGGCCTGCACGTCAACGTCGCGGTCGGCTACGGCGGGCGGCACGAGATCGCCGACGCCGTCCGGTCGTACCTGCGCGAGAACGCCGCGAAGGGCGCGAGCCTCGACGACCTGGCCGCCGACTTCGACGTGCAGCACATCGCGGCGCACCTGTACACCAAGGGTCAGCCGGATCCGGAGCTGGTGATCCGCACCTCCGGCGAGCAGCGGCTGGGCGGGTTCCTGCTGTGGCAGAGCGCGCACTCGGAGTTCTACTTCTGCGAGGCGTACTGGCCGAGCTTCCGCAAGGTCGACTTCCTGCGCGCGGTGCGCTCGTACGCCGCGCGGGAGCGCCGGCTCGGCCTGTAG
- a CDS encoding hemolysin III family protein has translation MAEGLSRVGQTVAEQVKPRLRGWIHAGVAPVVLVAAIVLVALAPTEAARWSTAVFGVTAVLLFGTSAVYHRGRWSPRTAAVLRRLDHTNIFLIIAGTYTPLAVLMLSARTARLLLVVVWSGALVGALARIFWLNAPRWVYVPSYVALGLVAVGYIPAFSRTGGPAVAWLVLGGGVAYIAGAIVYGTKRPDPSPRWFGFHEVFHTLTVLAFACHYAAVSIATYRLR, from the coding sequence GTGGCCGAGGGGCTGTCCCGGGTGGGTCAGACAGTGGCCGAGCAGGTCAAGCCGCGGCTGCGCGGCTGGATCCACGCCGGTGTTGCACCCGTCGTGCTCGTCGCGGCGATCGTGCTGGTGGCACTGGCCCCCACCGAGGCCGCCCGCTGGTCCACCGCCGTCTTCGGGGTGACCGCGGTGCTGCTCTTCGGCACCAGCGCGGTGTACCACCGCGGCCGCTGGTCGCCCCGCACCGCCGCGGTGCTGAGGCGGCTGGACCACACGAACATATTCCTGATCATCGCCGGCACCTACACCCCGCTGGCGGTGCTGATGCTGAGTGCGCGCACGGCACGCCTGCTGCTCGTGGTCGTCTGGAGCGGTGCCCTCGTCGGTGCGCTGGCCCGCATCTTCTGGCTGAACGCCCCGCGCTGGGTGTACGTGCCCAGCTACGTGGCGCTCGGCCTGGTCGCCGTGGGCTACATCCCCGCGTTCTCGCGCACCGGCGGCCCGGCCGTCGCCTGGCTGGTGCTGGGCGGCGGCGTCGCCTACATCGCCGGCGCGATCGTCTACGGCACCAAGCGGCCCGACCCGAGCCCGCGCTGGTTCGGGTTCCACGAGGTGTTCCACACGCTGACGGTGCTGGCGTTCGCCTGCCACTACGCCGCCGTGTCGATCGCCACCTACCGGCTGCGCTGA
- a CDS encoding carbon-nitrogen hydrolase family protein translates to MADRPVPPARPSVRVTLGQLSTGTDRAANREAVRDAFRTASYARADVLVLPEYTSAFDPRAVAVDLAEPLDGPFVTLLREQAVRTGVAVIAGTLLPSADPAHAVNAVVAVDGAGELVGAYRKVHLYDAFGARESDVLEAGPADATPLVLSLQGLRFGVLTCYDLRFPESARRLVDAGANVLVVPAAWADGPLKAMHWRALAIARAIENTCAVVAVGQAGRGVVGRSIVVGPDGVVGLEMDDKPALRTVDLDADRLDQVRAANPSLANRRYAVVPR, encoded by the coding sequence ATGGCCGACCGTCCCGTCCCGCCGGCGCGTCCCTCGGTGCGGGTGACGCTCGGTCAGCTGAGCACCGGCACCGACCGGGCGGCGAACCGGGAGGCGGTCCGCGACGCGTTCCGCACGGCCTCCTACGCCCGGGCCGACGTGCTGGTGCTGCCCGAGTACACCAGCGCCTTCGACCCTCGAGCGGTGGCCGTGGACCTCGCCGAACCGCTCGACGGACCGTTCGTCACCCTGCTGCGCGAGCAGGCGGTGCGGACCGGCGTCGCGGTGATCGCCGGGACCCTGCTGCCGTCGGCCGACCCGGCGCACGCCGTCAATGCGGTGGTCGCCGTGGACGGTGCGGGCGAGCTGGTCGGCGCGTACCGCAAGGTGCACCTGTACGACGCCTTCGGCGCGCGGGAGTCCGACGTGCTGGAGGCCGGCCCGGCCGACGCGACGCCCCTGGTGCTGTCGCTGCAGGGACTGCGGTTCGGCGTGCTGACGTGCTACGACCTGCGGTTCCCCGAGTCGGCCCGGCGGCTGGTGGACGCGGGAGCGAACGTGCTCGTGGTGCCCGCGGCGTGGGCGGACGGACCGCTCAAGGCGATGCACTGGCGCGCGCTGGCGATCGCCCGGGCGATCGAGAACACCTGCGCCGTGGTGGCGGTGGGCCAGGCCGGCAGGGGGGTGGTCGGCCGCTCGATCGTCGTCGGCCCGGACGGTGTGGTGGGCCTGGAGATGGACGACAAGCCGGCGCTGCGCACCGTCGACCTCGATGCGGACCGGCTGGACCAGGTGCGTGCTGCCAACCCGTCGCTGGCCAACCGCCGGTACGCCGTCGTCCCGCGCTGA
- a CDS encoding YdeI/OmpD-associated family protein produces MHLVSELTATGGTTTGIRIPDEAVAELGGGNRPKVVATVNGHTWRTSIARMGGAFWLGVSAENRAAAGLAAGDPVQLDVELDSAPRAVEVPDDLAAALAADPAAKAAFDALAYSHQRQHVLAVESAKKPETRARRIASTIDALKG; encoded by the coding sequence ATGCACCTGGTGAGCGAGCTGACCGCCACGGGCGGCACGACGACGGGCATCCGGATTCCCGACGAGGCAGTGGCGGAGCTGGGCGGAGGGAACCGACCCAAGGTCGTCGCGACGGTGAACGGCCACACGTGGCGGACCAGCATCGCCCGGATGGGCGGCGCCTTCTGGCTGGGTGTCAGCGCCGAGAACCGCGCGGCGGCCGGACTGGCCGCAGGTGACCCGGTGCAGCTCGACGTCGAGCTCGACTCCGCGCCCCGCGCGGTCGAGGTGCCGGACGACCTCGCGGCAGCCCTCGCGGCCGACCCTGCTGCCAAGGCGGCCTTCGACGCCCTGGCGTACTCCCACCAGCGCCAGCACGTGCTCGCCGTCGAGTCCGCGAAGAAGCCGGAGACGCGCGCCCGCCGCATCGCCTCGACGATCGACGCGCTGAAGGGCTGA
- a CDS encoding DUF4307 domain-containing protein — translation MTTVPTRPPAGRYGPEPTTSRRRWARIGLAALVVATLGVLVWLGSGVFRDPVQWRDVGFHVDGASSIEVTFDVTKAPTATVSCRVVGLSKSFGHVGVKDVTVGPASARTVRVTATVPTAEEAVSGTVTGCDVVTS, via the coding sequence GTGACCACGGTCCCGACCCGCCCGCCGGCGGGCCGCTACGGCCCGGAGCCGACCACCAGTCGACGCCGCTGGGCACGCATCGGCCTCGCGGCGCTCGTCGTGGCGACCCTCGGCGTCCTCGTGTGGCTCGGCTCGGGCGTGTTCCGCGACCCCGTGCAGTGGCGTGACGTGGGGTTCCACGTGGACGGCGCCTCGTCGATCGAGGTGACGTTCGACGTCACCAAGGCGCCGACGGCCACCGTCAGCTGCCGCGTGGTGGGGCTGTCGAAGTCGTTCGGGCACGTCGGCGTCAAGGACGTGACCGTGGGACCGGCCAGCGCACGGACCGTGCGCGTCACGGCGACCGTGCCGACCGCCGAGGAGGCGGTGAGCGGCACGGTCACCGGGTGCGACGTCGTGACGTCCTGA
- the msrA gene encoding peptide-methionine (S)-S-oxide reductase MsrA yields the protein MSWLFGSALRTTMVERTDALPGRESPAFKVPTTHTVLGTPLAGPWPEGTRVLYLASGCFWGAEKAAWQLPGVVTTAVGYMGGYTPNPTYEEVCTGRTGHAETVMVAYDPTRLSDVDLLRHFWEEHDPTQGFRQGNDVGTQYRSAVYTTTPEQQAAALATRTEFAPRLRANGYGDITTEIRPAADAGPFFYAEGYHQQYLDKNPAGYCPINSTGVACPIPTGA from the coding sequence ATGAGCTGGCTGTTCGGATCCGCGCTGCGCACGACGATGGTGGAGCGCACCGATGCGCTGCCCGGCCGGGAGTCCCCCGCGTTCAAGGTACCGACGACGCACACGGTGCTCGGCACCCCGCTGGCCGGCCCCTGGCCGGAGGGCACGCGGGTGCTGTACCTGGCGTCGGGCTGCTTCTGGGGTGCCGAGAAGGCCGCCTGGCAGCTGCCGGGCGTGGTGACCACCGCCGTCGGGTACATGGGCGGATACACGCCCAACCCGACGTACGAGGAGGTGTGCACCGGCCGCACGGGGCACGCCGAGACCGTCATGGTGGCGTACGACCCCACGAGGCTGAGCGACGTGGACCTGCTGCGGCACTTCTGGGAGGAGCACGACCCCACGCAGGGGTTCCGGCAGGGCAACGACGTCGGCACGCAGTACCGGTCCGCCGTCTACACCACGACGCCGGAGCAGCAGGCGGCGGCGCTGGCGACGCGGACGGAGTTCGCGCCGCGGCTGCGGGCGAACGGGTACGGAGACATCACGACGGAGATCCGGCCGGCCGCGGACGCCGGACCGTTCTTCTACGCCGAGGGGTACCACCAGCAGTACCTGGACAAGAACCCGGCCGGGTACTGCCCGATCAACTCGACCGGGGTCGCCTGCCCGATCCCGACGGGCGCCTGA
- the ilvA gene encoding threonine ammonia-lyase, whose protein sequence is MIGPADVRAAAQLLEGVADRTPVQYSRALTAIAGTDVWLKCENLQRAGSFKIRGAYTRMSRLSDDEKARGVVAASAGNHAQGVALAASLLGIKAVVFMPVDAALPKIAATRQYGAHVELVGASVDEALLSAVAHSEATGAVLIHPYDHPDIDAGQGTIALEILEQVPDVATIVVPVGGGGLAAGISAALDERPDVHVVGVQAARAAAYPLSLAAGHPVRAPELRTMADGIAIGMPGAVPFEVLSTHHVPVRTVSEEDLSRALLLVAERAKLIVEPSGAASVAALMAAGGDFAGRGPAVAVLSGGNIDPLVLMRVVRHGLASAGRFLQLRIRISDTPGALAGVLRDVAALGGNVMDVAHARTGGDLAFDEVAIEVHVETKGPEHCSQLVRRLRDTGYRLSD, encoded by the coding sequence GTGATCGGGCCGGCCGACGTCCGCGCGGCAGCCCAGCTGCTCGAGGGGGTCGCCGACCGCACCCCGGTCCAGTACAGCCGCGCGCTGACGGCGATCGCCGGCACCGACGTCTGGCTCAAGTGCGAGAACCTGCAGCGCGCCGGCTCGTTCAAGATCCGCGGCGCCTACACGCGCATGTCGCGCCTGTCCGACGACGAGAAGGCCCGCGGTGTCGTCGCCGCCAGTGCCGGCAACCACGCGCAGGGCGTCGCACTGGCCGCCTCGCTGCTGGGGATCAAGGCCGTCGTCTTCATGCCTGTCGACGCGGCGCTGCCCAAGATCGCCGCGACGCGCCAGTACGGCGCGCACGTGGAGCTGGTCGGCGCCAGCGTCGACGAGGCGCTGCTGTCCGCCGTCGCCCACTCCGAGGCGACCGGTGCCGTGCTGATCCACCCGTACGACCACCCGGACATCGACGCCGGTCAGGGCACCATCGCCCTGGAGATCCTCGAGCAGGTCCCGGACGTCGCCACCATCGTCGTGCCGGTGGGCGGCGGGGGACTGGCGGCGGGCATCTCGGCGGCGCTCGACGAGCGGCCGGACGTGCACGTGGTCGGCGTCCAGGCCGCCCGGGCCGCCGCGTATCCGCTCTCGCTCGCCGCGGGACACCCGGTCAGGGCGCCCGAGCTGCGCACGATGGCCGACGGCATCGCGATCGGGATGCCGGGTGCGGTGCCGTTCGAGGTGCTGTCCACCCACCACGTGCCGGTCCGCACCGTCTCGGAGGAGGACCTGTCCCGGGCCCTCCTGCTGGTGGCGGAGCGCGCCAAGCTGATCGTCGAGCCCTCGGGTGCGGCCTCCGTCGCCGCCCTGATGGCGGCGGGTGGCGACTTCGCCGGACGGGGACCGGCGGTCGCGGTCCTCTCCGGGGGCAACATCGACCCCCTGGTGCTGATGCGGGTGGTCCGGCACGGCCTCGCCTCCGCCGGTCGCTTCCTGCAGCTGCGCATCCGGATCTCGGACACGCCCGGCGCGCTCGCGGGCGTGCTGCGGGACGTGGCGGCCCTCGGCGGCAACGTGATGGACGTCGCCCACGCACGCACGGGTGGCGACCTGGCGTTCGACGAGGTGGCGATCGAGGTGCACGTGGAGACCAAGGGCCCCGAGCACTGCTCCCAGCTGGTGCGCCGCCTGCGGGACACCGGCTACCGCCTGTCCGACTGA
- a CDS encoding PhoH family protein — MRRREPAVVSTAQNGSTSPGTSTRTSPSPTSGTTGGDGRRTHVLDTSVLLSDPKAIARFAEHDVVLPVVVITELEAKRHHAELGYFARSALRALDDLRVTYGRLDAPVPVNDAGGTLRVELNHIDPTVLPAGFRLGDNDTRILAVAANLAAEGCDVTVVSKDLPMRVKASAVGLRAEEYRHELAVDSGWTGMDALDLTEEQMSHLWEDESVALADIDLTYGLAPGDGPRDLPCHTGLVLHSPRGSALGRVTADKHVQLVRGDQDVFGVHGRSAEQRIAIDLLLDEEIGIVSLGGRAGTGKSALALCAGLEAVLERRQHRKVMVFRPLYAVGGQELGYLPGNEAEKMNPWAQAVFDTLGALVSKEVVEEVLDRDLLEVLPLTHIRGRSLHDAFVIVDEAQSLERNVLLTVLSRIGQSSRVVLTHDVAQRDNLRVGRHDGVAAVIEALKGHPLFAHVTLTRSERSPVAALVTEMLEGIEA, encoded by the coding sequence ATGCGCCGGAGGGAGCCTGCCGTGGTCAGCACTGCGCAGAACGGATCGACCTCCCCCGGTACAAGCACGAGGACGAGCCCGAGCCCGACGTCCGGAACGACGGGCGGGGACGGACGCCGCACGCACGTGCTGGACACCTCGGTCCTGCTCTCGGATCCCAAGGCAATCGCCCGTTTCGCCGAGCACGACGTGGTGCTGCCCGTCGTCGTCATCACCGAGCTCGAGGCCAAGCGCCACCACGCCGAGCTCGGCTACTTCGCCCGCAGCGCCCTGCGTGCGCTCGACGACCTGCGCGTCACCTACGGCCGCCTCGACGCGCCCGTGCCGGTCAACGACGCGGGCGGCACGCTGCGGGTCGAGCTGAACCACATCGACCCGACGGTGCTGCCCGCCGGCTTCCGGCTGGGCGACAACGACACCCGCATCCTCGCCGTGGCCGCCAACCTCGCGGCGGAGGGGTGCGACGTCACGGTCGTGTCCAAGGACCTGCCCATGCGGGTCAAGGCGTCGGCGGTGGGGCTGCGGGCGGAGGAGTACCGGCACGAGCTCGCGGTCGACTCCGGCTGGACCGGCATGGACGCCCTGGACCTCACCGAGGAGCAGATGTCGCATCTCTGGGAGGACGAGAGCGTCGCCCTGGCCGACATCGACCTCACCTACGGGCTGGCACCGGGCGACGGTCCGCGGGACCTGCCGTGCCACACCGGCCTGGTGCTGCACAGCCCGCGCGGCTCGGCGCTCGGCCGCGTGACGGCCGACAAGCACGTGCAGCTGGTGCGCGGCGACCAGGACGTGTTCGGCGTGCACGGTCGCAGCGCCGAGCAGCGGATCGCCATCGACCTGCTGCTCGACGAGGAGATCGGCATCGTGTCGCTCGGCGGCCGGGCCGGCACCGGCAAGTCGGCCCTGGCCCTGTGCGCCGGCCTGGAGGCGGTGCTGGAGCGGCGCCAGCACCGCAAGGTGATGGTGTTCCGGCCGCTGTACGCGGTGGGCGGTCAGGAGCTCGGGTACCTGCCCGGCAACGAGGCCGAGAAGATGAACCCCTGGGCGCAGGCGGTGTTCGACACCCTCGGCGCCCTGGTCAGCAAGGAGGTGGTCGAGGAGGTGCTCGACCGCGACCTGCTCGAGGTGCTGCCGCTGACCCACATCCGCGGCCGCTCGCTGCACGACGCCTTCGTGATCGTCGACGAGGCGCAGTCGCTCGAGCGCAACGTGCTGCTGACCGTCCTGTCCCGGATCGGCCAGAGCTCGCGGGTGGTGCTCACCCACGACGTCGCGCAGCGGGACAACCTGCGGGTCGGTCGGCACGACGGCGTGGCGGCCGTGATCGAGGCGCTCAAGGGCCACCCGCTGTTCGCGCACGTGACGCTGACCCGGTCGGAGCGGTCGCCCGTCGCCGCCCTCGTCACCGAGATGCTCGAGGGCATCGAGGCGTAG
- the mca gene encoding mycothiol conjugate amidase Mca — protein MADERLRLMAVHAHPDDESSKGAATLARYVDEGVDVLVVSCTGGERGDVLNPRYGREITDLDEMRAVRREEMAAAAAALGIRQTWLGFIDSGLPEGDPLPPLPEGCFALQPLEVAAAPLVALVREFRPHVMTTYDETGGYPHPDHVMCHRVSVEAFAAAADPERYRGTGRPWAPLKLYYDHGFSLSRMRAVHDALTAEGLTSPFGDWIDSRAAREIPERPVTTRIVCADWFDRRDAALRAHATQIDPEGWFFAAPRGLERRVWPWEEFELAETRVPVELPEDDLFAGVRGRVEGR, from the coding sequence GTGGCCGACGAGCGACTGCGGCTGATGGCGGTGCACGCGCACCCCGACGACGAGTCCAGCAAGGGCGCCGCGACGCTGGCGCGCTACGTGGACGAGGGCGTGGACGTGCTCGTCGTCAGCTGCACGGGCGGTGAGCGCGGCGACGTGCTGAACCCCCGCTACGGCCGCGAGATCACCGATCTCGACGAGATGCGCGCGGTGCGCCGCGAGGAGATGGCTGCCGCCGCGGCTGCCCTCGGCATCCGTCAGACCTGGCTCGGCTTCATCGACTCCGGTCTGCCCGAGGGGGATCCCCTGCCGCCCCTGCCGGAGGGCTGCTTCGCGCTGCAGCCGCTCGAGGTCGCCGCGGCACCGCTGGTGGCCCTGGTGCGCGAGTTCCGTCCGCACGTCATGACGACGTACGACGAGACCGGCGGCTACCCCCACCCGGACCACGTGATGTGCCACCGGGTCAGCGTGGAGGCGTTCGCGGCCGCCGCCGACCCCGAGCGCTACCGCGGCACCGGCCGCCCGTGGGCGCCGTTGAAGCTCTACTACGACCACGGTTTCTCGCTGTCCCGGATGCGTGCGGTGCACGACGCGCTGACGGCCGAGGGCCTGACGAGCCCGTTCGGCGACTGGATCGACTCCCGTGCCGCCCGCGAGATCCCGGAGCGACCGGTCACGACGCGCATCGTCTGCGCCGACTGGTTCGACCGCCGTGACGCCGCCCTGCGGGCGCACGCGACCCAGATCGACCCCGAGGGGTGGTTCTTCGCCGCGCCCCGCGGCCTGGAACGCCGCGTGTGGCCCTGGGAGGAGTTCGAGCTCGCCGAGACGCGCGTCCCGGTGGAGCTGCCCGAGGACGACCTGTTCGCGGGCGTGCGGGGTCGGGTGGAGGGCCGATGA
- the greA gene encoding transcription elongation factor GreA, whose amino-acid sequence MTETTEATWLTQEAYDRLTAELAHLEGEGRRDIVDKIAKARDEGDLKENGGYHAAREEQAKQEARIRELKAKLAHVHIGTPSDDGVVEPGMLVTATVAGDEMTFLLGSREIAGSADVDVFSPTSPLGAAINGRKVGDTTSYTAPNGRDIGVEIVAARPF is encoded by the coding sequence GTGACCGAGACGACCGAGGCCACGTGGCTGACGCAGGAGGCCTACGACCGGCTCACGGCCGAGCTCGCCCACCTCGAGGGCGAGGGGCGCCGCGACATCGTCGACAAGATCGCCAAGGCGCGCGACGAGGGCGACCTCAAGGAGAACGGCGGCTACCACGCCGCCCGCGAGGAGCAGGCGAAGCAGGAGGCGCGCATCCGCGAGCTGAAGGCCAAGCTCGCGCACGTGCACATCGGCACCCCGTCCGACGACGGCGTGGTGGAGCCCGGCATGCTGGTGACCGCGACGGTCGCCGGCGACGAGATGACGTTCCTGCTGGGCTCGCGCGAGATCGCGGGCTCCGCCGACGTGGACGTCTTCTCGCCGACGTCACCGCTGGGTGCCGCGATCAACGGCCGCAAGGTGGGCGACACGACGTCCTACACCGCGCCGAACGGCCGCGACATCGGCGTGGAGATCGTCGCGGCGCGTCCGTTCTGA
- a CDS encoding cystathionine gamma-synthase, with product MTDDQGFATRAIHAGQEADPATGAVVPPIYQVSTYKQDGVGGLRGGWEYSRSGNPTRAALEAALAAVERGAAGFAFSSGLAAEDTLLRAVLRPGDHVIVPNDAYGGTYRLVARVFGPWGIEHTPVDLSNPDAVLEAIQPGRTKLVWVETPTNPLLGIADIAAIAAHARAAGALLAVDNTFATPYLQQPIALGADVVVHSTTKYIGGHSDVVGGALVVADGAQLPVGLEGPTGTTNVRDAVAFHQNSSGAVAGPFDAWLTLRGLRTLAVRMDRHLANAAAVAEFLEQRGGVTQVLYPGLESHPGHEVAARQMSGFGGMVSFRTGSAETAVAVCGATQLFTLAESLGGVESLIEHPARMTHGSVAGTALEVPDDLVRLSVGIEDVDDLVADLAQALDAAGVGR from the coding sequence GTGACCGACGACCAGGGCTTCGCCACCCGCGCCATCCATGCCGGACAGGAGGCGGACCCCGCCACCGGTGCGGTGGTGCCCCCGATCTACCAGGTGTCCACCTACAAGCAGGACGGTGTCGGCGGGCTGCGCGGCGGCTGGGAGTACTCCCGGTCCGGCAACCCGACCCGTGCGGCGCTCGAGGCGGCGCTCGCGGCCGTCGAGCGTGGTGCCGCCGGCTTCGCGTTCTCGTCGGGCCTAGCCGCGGAGGACACGCTGCTGCGCGCCGTGCTGCGACCCGGCGACCACGTGATCGTCCCGAACGACGCCTACGGCGGCACGTACCGCCTGGTCGCGCGGGTCTTCGGACCGTGGGGGATCGAGCACACGCCGGTCGACCTGTCGAACCCAGATGCGGTGCTCGAGGCGATCCAGCCCGGCCGCACCAAGCTGGTGTGGGTCGAGACACCGACCAACCCGCTGCTCGGCATCGCCGACATCGCGGCGATCGCGGCGCACGCGCGTGCCGCCGGTGCGCTGCTGGCCGTGGACAACACCTTCGCGACGCCGTACCTGCAGCAGCCGATCGCGCTGGGTGCGGACGTCGTCGTGCACTCGACCACCAAGTACATCGGCGGGCACTCGGACGTGGTGGGCGGTGCGCTGGTGGTGGCCGACGGTGCCCAGCTGCCGGTGGGTCTGGAAGGTCCGACGGGGACGACGAACGTGCGCGACGCGGTGGCGTTCCACCAGAACTCGTCGGGGGCGGTCGCCGGACCGTTCGACGCGTGGCTGACCCTGCGCGGGCTGCGCACCCTGGCCGTGCGGATGGACCGGCACCTGGCCAACGCCGCAGCCGTCGCCGAGTTCCTGGAGCAGCGGGGCGGCGTCACCCAGGTCCTCTATCCCGGGTTGGAGAGCCATCCCGGTCACGAGGTGGCCGCGCGGCAGATGAGCGGGTTCGGCGGCATGGTGTCGTTCCGCACCGGCTCCGCCGAGACGGCCGTCGCGGTGTGCGGCGCCACGCAGCTGTTCACGCTTGCCGAGTCGCTCGGCGGGGTCGAGTCGCTGATCGAGCACCCGGCGCGGATGACCCACGGCTCGGTGGCCGGTACCGCGCTGGAGGTGCCGGACGACCTGGTGCGCCTGTCGGTCGGCATCGAGGACGTGGACGACCTGGTCGCGGACCTGGCGCAGGCGCTCGACGCTGCGGGTGTGGGGCGGTGA
- a CDS encoding PhzF family phenazine biosynthesis protein, translating to MRFSQVDVFTDTLTLGNPVAVVHDAGGLDESTMQAFARWTNLSETTFLLPATQAGADYRLRVFTPGGELPFAGHPTLGSARAWLAAGGVPANPGTVVQECAVGLVPIRLDEAVPGRAAFAAPPLRRSGPVDDATRERLTRAVGVPADRVQAAQWVDNGPGWAALLLATAQDVLDARADRDLIGAQAVGLVAPHPAGGPADVEVRAFHPGVGVQEDPVTGSLAAGLGQWLTSAGLLPDRFTIRQGTVLGRRGLIRLTRDGEQVWVGGDTVLGVQGTVALD from the coding sequence ATGCGCTTCAGCCAGGTCGACGTGTTCACCGACACCCTCACGCTCGGCAACCCGGTCGCGGTGGTGCACGACGCCGGCGGCCTGGACGAGTCGACGATGCAGGCCTTCGCCCGGTGGACCAACCTGTCCGAGACGACGTTCCTGCTCCCGGCGACCCAGGCCGGCGCGGACTACCGCCTGCGCGTCTTCACCCCGGGTGGCGAGCTGCCGTTCGCCGGTCACCCGACCCTCGGTTCCGCCCGTGCGTGGCTCGCAGCGGGTGGCGTCCCAGCGAACCCGGGCACGGTGGTGCAGGAGTGCGCGGTGGGCCTCGTGCCGATCCGGCTCGACGAGGCGGTGCCGGGCCGGGCGGCGTTCGCGGCACCGCCGCTGCGGCGCAGCGGACCGGTGGACGACGCGACCCGCGAGCGGCTGACCAGGGCGGTCGGTGTGCCGGCGGACCGGGTGCAGGCCGCGCAGTGGGTGGACAACGGTCCGGGCTGGGCGGCGCTGCTGCTGGCCACCGCGCAGGACGTGCTCGACGCCCGGGCGGACCGGGACCTGATCGGCGCCCAGGCCGTCGGGCTGGTCGCACCGCACCCTGCCGGCGGGCCCGCGGACGTCGAGGTCCGCGCGTTCCATCCCGGCGTCGGCGTGCAGGAGGACCCGGTCACCGGCAGCCTCGCGGCCGGCCTCGGGCAGTGGCTCACATCGGCCGGGCTGCTGCCCGACCGCTTCACCATCCGGCAGGGGACCGTCCTGGGCCGGCGCGGGCTGATCCGCCTCACGCGGGACGGCGAGCAGGTGTGGGTGGGTGGCGACACGGTGCTCGGCGTCCAGGGCACTGTCGCGCTCGACTGA